In the Ursus arctos isolate Adak ecotype North America unplaced genomic scaffold, UrsArc2.0 scaffold_19, whole genome shotgun sequence genome, one interval contains:
- the CCDC97 gene encoding coiled-coil domain-containing protein 97, translated as MEAVATAAAAREPDEGCTQPSTGHWGELSWTPVPPRPQDKAEATEGAPRAPDDDAPGAENAAVSAMLRAVAASRLPVCSQQQGEPDLTEREKVAILGQLYHEKPLVFLERFRTGLREEHLACFGHLRGDHRADFYCAEVARQGRARPRTLRTRLRNRRYAALRELIQGGEYFSDEQMRFRAPLLYEQYIGQYLTQEELSARAPAHQPPKPGALGTPACPLSDLLLQSYQERELQQRLLQQQEEEEACLEEEEEEEDGDEEDQSPGKDSEAWVPDSEERLILREEFTSRMHQRFLDGKDGDFDYSTVDDNPDFDNLDIVARDEEERYFDEEEPEDAPSPELDGD; from the exons gcTGCACACAGCCCAGTACTGGGCACTGGGGGGAGCTGAGCTGGACGCCGGTCCCACCCAGACCCCAGGACAAGGCGGAAGCCACAGAGGGAGCCCCAAGGGCCCCAGATGATGATGCCCCGGGGGCTGAGAACGCGGCGGTGAGTGCCATGCTGCGCGCCGTGGCTGCCAGCCGCCTGCCCGTGTGCAGCCAGCAGCAGGGCGAGCCTGACCTCACCGAgcgggagaaggtggccatcctGGGCCAGCTGTACCATGAGAAGCCGTTGGTGTTCCTGGAGCGCTTCCGCACGGGCCTCCGTGAGGAGCACCTGGCCTGCTTTGGCCACTTGCGTGGCGACCATCGTGCAGACTTCTACTGCGCCGAGGTGGCCCGGCAGGGCCGTGCCCGACCCCGCACCCTGCGCACCCGCCTGCGTAACCGGCGCTACGCTGCTCTGCGTGAGCTCATCCAAG GCGGCGAGTACTTCAGTGATGAGCAGATGCGGTTCCGGGCCCCGCTGCTGTACGAGCAGTACATCGGGCAGTACCTAACCCAGGAGGAGCTCAGTGCCCGTGCCCCGGCCCACCAGCCACCCAAGCCGGGTGCCCTCGGCACCCCCGCCTGCCCGCTCTCTGATCTGCTGCTCCAGTCCTACCAGGAGCGGGAGCTGCAGCAGCGGCTGctccagcagcaggaggaggaggaggcctgcctggaggaggaagaagaggaggaggacggTGATGAGGAAG ACCAGAGCCCTGGCAAAGACTCGGAGGCCTGGGTCCCCGACTCAGAAGAGAGGCTGATCCTGCGGGAAGAGTTCACCAGCCGGATGCACCAGCGCTTCCTGGACGGCAAGGACGGGGACTTTGACTACAG cacCGTGGATGACAACCCCGACTTTGACAACCTGGACATCGTGGCGCGGGATGAGGAGGAGAGGTACTTCGACGAGGAGGAGCCCGAGGACGCGCCCAGCCCGGAGCTGGATGGGGACTGA